In Burkholderia pyrrocinia, the following proteins share a genomic window:
- a CDS encoding carbohydrate ABC transporter permease: MSTSLSEGAARRDAGPQRPARATLARRRNRAALLFVLPGFALFTVFVLYPIVSSIWLSFHHWDGMTPMTYAGLDNYRELLQSDTFYVALKNNLVWLLLFLAAPPLGLALALYLNQNVFGIRLVKSLFFAPFVLPGVVVGLVFSWFYDPTFGLLKLVVGHGIPVLGDPRYATYGVIVAALWPQIPFCMILYLTGLTGINSEIVEAARMEGARGFTLLWHVILPQLRPATFMAVVLTVIGALRSFDLISVMTGGGPFDSSTVLAYFMVDQAIKYYREGYSAAIAVVLFAIMLVYIVWQLRKLVRVES, from the coding sequence ATGTCAACCAGCCTGTCCGAAGGCGCCGCGCGTCGCGACGCCGGCCCGCAGCGGCCTGCCCGCGCGACGCTCGCGCGCCGACGCAACCGCGCCGCGCTGCTGTTCGTGCTGCCGGGTTTCGCGCTCTTCACCGTGTTCGTGCTGTACCCGATCGTCAGCAGCATCTGGCTGAGCTTTCATCACTGGGACGGGATGACGCCGATGACCTATGCGGGGCTCGACAATTATCGCGAGCTGCTGCAGTCCGACACGTTCTACGTCGCGCTGAAGAACAACCTGGTCTGGCTCCTGCTGTTTCTCGCCGCACCGCCGCTCGGCCTCGCGCTCGCGCTTTACCTGAACCAGAACGTGTTCGGGATCCGGCTCGTCAAGTCGCTGTTCTTCGCGCCGTTCGTGCTGCCGGGCGTCGTCGTCGGCCTCGTGTTCTCGTGGTTCTACGACCCGACGTTCGGGTTGCTCAAGCTGGTCGTCGGGCACGGCATCCCGGTGCTCGGCGATCCGCGCTATGCGACCTACGGCGTGATCGTCGCGGCGCTGTGGCCGCAGATCCCGTTCTGCATGATCCTCTACCTGACCGGGCTCACGGGCATCAACAGCGAAATCGTCGAGGCCGCACGGATGGAAGGCGCGCGCGGCTTCACGCTGCTGTGGCACGTGATCCTGCCGCAGTTGCGCCCCGCCACGTTCATGGCGGTGGTGCTGACCGTGATCGGCGCGCTGCGCAGCTTCGACCTGATCTCGGTGATGACGGGCGGCGGCCCGTTCGACAGCTCGACCGTGCTCGCGTACTTCATGGTCGACCAGGCGATCAAGTACTACCGAGAAGGCTATTCGGCCGCGATCGCGGTGGTGCTGTTCGCGATCATGCTCGTCTATATCGTGTGGCAGCTGCGCAAGCTGGTGCGCGTGGAATCTTAG
- a CDS encoding arabinogalactan endo-beta-1,4-galactanase: MNRRSMLRWSVSTAALACLDLAGPLPAFAQRTARGAAASPFAMGADVSTLPELEAHGATFFDRGGAARDCLKILRAHGVDAIRIKVWNDPGNPDFFPANQSAAAGYNDAAHAIALARRAAALGMRILIDFHYSDWWADPGKQYPPHAWAGKNLADTCALLSAYTTDVLRRLERVGVRPEWVQIGNEITGGMLWPLGRYDQWDNLAQLLKTGHDAVKAVDPRIKVMLHVDSGGDNGKSRWWFDSATQRGVAFDVIGLSYYPQWQGALDDLRNNANDLAVRYDKELIVVETAYPWTTSDGDSEPNAMTNTGSTAFPPSPAGQAQFLSAVVDIVKGVPGNRGSGVFWWEPEWIPTPGVGWKLGAGDQWDNNTLFDFHGHALSSLDAYRRR, translated from the coding sequence ATGAACAGACGATCGATGTTGCGCTGGAGCGTTTCAACCGCGGCGCTCGCGTGCCTCGACCTGGCCGGCCCGCTGCCGGCCTTCGCGCAACGCACCGCGCGCGGCGCGGCGGCGAGCCCGTTCGCGATGGGTGCCGACGTATCGACGCTGCCGGAACTCGAAGCCCATGGCGCAACCTTCTTCGACCGCGGCGGCGCCGCGCGCGACTGCCTGAAGATCCTGCGGGCGCACGGCGTCGACGCGATCCGCATCAAGGTCTGGAACGACCCCGGCAACCCGGACTTCTTCCCCGCGAACCAGAGCGCCGCGGCCGGCTACAACGATGCGGCGCACGCCATTGCGCTCGCGCGACGTGCGGCCGCGCTCGGGATGCGCATCCTGATCGACTTCCACTACAGCGACTGGTGGGCCGATCCGGGCAAGCAATACCCGCCGCATGCGTGGGCCGGCAAGAACCTGGCCGACACCTGTGCGTTGCTGTCCGCGTACACGACCGACGTGCTGCGCCGGCTCGAACGCGTCGGCGTGCGGCCCGAGTGGGTGCAGATCGGCAACGAGATCACGGGCGGCATGCTGTGGCCGCTCGGTCGCTACGATCAGTGGGACAACCTCGCGCAATTGCTGAAGACGGGCCACGACGCGGTGAAGGCCGTCGATCCGCGCATCAAGGTGATGCTGCACGTCGACAGCGGCGGCGACAACGGGAAGAGCCGCTGGTGGTTCGACAGCGCGACGCAGCGCGGCGTCGCGTTCGACGTGATCGGCCTGTCGTACTACCCGCAATGGCAAGGCGCGCTCGACGACTTGCGCAACAACGCGAACGATCTCGCGGTGCGCTACGACAAGGAGCTGATCGTCGTGGAAACCGCGTATCCGTGGACCACGAGCGATGGCGATTCGGAGCCGAACGCGATGACGAACACCGGATCGACGGCTTTCCCGCCGTCGCCGGCCGGGCAGGCGCAGTTCCTCTCGGCCGTGGTCGACATCGTGAAGGGCGTGCCGGGCAACCGCGGCTCGGGCGTGTTCTGGTGGGAACCGGAATGGATCCCGACACCGGGCGTCGGCTGGAAGCTCGGCGCGGGCGATCAGTGGGACAACAACACGCTGTTCGACTTCCACGGCCACGCGCTGTCGTCGCTCGACGCATACCGGCGACGCTGA
- a CDS encoding ABC transporter ATP-binding protein: MTAISLKDVSKRYGDHAPVLRDVNLEIASHEFCVFLGPSGCGKSTLLRMIAGLEDVSEGELRIGGARMNDTPPAERGVAMVFQSYALFPHMTVFDNIGFGLRIAGVPKDEIRRRVTEAARVLQLDALLERKPKALSGGQRQRVAIGRAIVREPRVFLFDEPLSNLDATLRGQTRVEIARLHARFTQSSSVYVTHDQIEAMTLADRIVLLHAGDDVARFGSIAQSGAPLELYHRPANRFVAGFIGSPRMNFLPAVVVSNDAHGCRLRLDGTDEVLTLHDRPLPSGVGPGARMTLGIRPEHLSAGPAGDAGLPAIVREVALVEQLGEAAYVHLDQPGGVPLLAKLPGQAALRRGERHAFRVPPACCHLFDEAGLALPAVRAEATFA; encoded by the coding sequence ATGACCGCCATTTCATTGAAGGACGTCTCGAAGCGCTACGGCGACCATGCGCCGGTGCTGCGCGACGTGAACCTCGAGATCGCGTCGCACGAGTTCTGCGTGTTTCTCGGCCCGTCGGGCTGCGGCAAATCCACGCTGTTGCGGATGATTGCCGGGCTCGAGGACGTGAGCGAAGGCGAACTGCGAATCGGCGGCGCGCGCATGAACGACACGCCGCCGGCCGAACGCGGCGTCGCGATGGTGTTCCAGAGCTACGCGCTGTTTCCGCACATGACCGTGTTCGACAACATCGGTTTCGGGCTGCGTATCGCCGGCGTGCCGAAGGACGAAATCCGCCGCCGCGTGACCGAGGCCGCACGCGTGCTGCAGCTCGACGCGCTGCTCGAGCGCAAGCCGAAGGCGCTGTCGGGTGGCCAGCGGCAGCGCGTCGCGATCGGCCGCGCGATCGTGCGCGAGCCGCGCGTGTTCCTGTTCGACGAACCGCTGTCGAATCTCGACGCGACGCTGCGCGGGCAGACGCGTGTCGAGATCGCGCGCCTGCATGCGCGCTTCACGCAATCGAGCTCCGTTTACGTGACGCACGACCAGATCGAGGCGATGACGCTGGCCGACCGGATCGTGTTGCTGCACGCGGGCGACGACGTCGCCCGCTTCGGCAGCATCGCGCAGTCCGGTGCGCCGCTCGAGCTGTATCACCGGCCGGCCAACCGCTTCGTCGCGGGCTTCATCGGCTCGCCGCGGATGAACTTCCTGCCGGCGGTGGTCGTATCGAACGATGCGCACGGATGCCGGCTGCGTCTGGATGGCACGGACGAAGTGCTGACGTTGCACGACCGTCCGTTGCCGTCCGGCGTCGGCCCGGGCGCGCGCATGACGCTCGGCATCCGTCCCGAGCATCTGTCGGCCGGCCCGGCCGGCGACGCCGGGCTGCCCGCGATCGTGCGCGAGGTCGCGCTGGTCGAGCAACTGGGCGAAGCGGCCTACGTGCATCTCGACCAGCCCGGCGGCGTGCCGCTGCTCGCGAAGCTGCCGGGGCAGGCCGCGCTGCGGCGCGGCGAGCGCCATGCGTTTCGCGTGCCGCCGGCGTGCTGCCACCTGTTCGACGAGGCCGGACTCGCATTACCGGCCGTGCGTGCCGAGGCGACCTTCGCCTAG
- a CDS encoding ABC transporter substrate-binding protein yields MRFRASRLLLALTTAAAFAAGTADAGTLKVNVAARGNQRATWQAVFDQFHKANPDIDLKVSYVGEEAYKVQMSGWLATDPPDVLSWNNGERLAYFAKRGLIEDLAPDWQKNGWNDAYAAVKQSSTYGGKIYSLPLGYDAYGLFYRKDLFEKAGIHGEPADWAQFLDACRKLKAAGIAPIAVAARDAWTLAAWFDYLDLRINGYAFHQKLMSGDVAYTDPRVRAVYAAWKKLIDDKYFIDNALSYDVDSLSPLIVNGQAAMTLMGTWYSAGLLSATRNPISFFRFPVIDASVPLAEDGPVNVLIIPAKAHNKTDARRLLAFIGQPAINGEFSKGMGQLPSNNKAPEPQDPISKIGFHTLATTPGGIAQFYDRDMTKEMADEGMKAMQQFLSDPTQLDAILQRLEQTRKRIYRK; encoded by the coding sequence ATGAGATTTCGTGCGAGCCGACTGCTGCTTGCCCTGACGACTGCCGCCGCGTTCGCCGCGGGTACGGCCGACGCGGGCACGCTGAAGGTGAACGTAGCCGCGCGCGGTAACCAGCGCGCAACGTGGCAAGCGGTGTTCGACCAGTTCCACAAGGCGAATCCGGACATCGACCTGAAGGTCAGCTACGTCGGCGAGGAGGCGTACAAGGTGCAGATGTCCGGCTGGCTCGCGACCGATCCGCCCGACGTGCTGAGCTGGAACAACGGAGAACGCCTTGCGTACTTTGCGAAGCGCGGGTTGATCGAGGATCTTGCGCCGGACTGGCAAAAGAACGGCTGGAACGACGCGTATGCCGCCGTGAAGCAGTCGTCGACCTATGGCGGCAAAATCTACAGCCTGCCGCTCGGCTATGACGCGTATGGCCTGTTCTACCGCAAGGATCTGTTCGAGAAGGCAGGCATTCATGGCGAGCCGGCCGACTGGGCGCAGTTTCTCGACGCATGCCGCAAGTTGAAGGCGGCGGGCATTGCGCCGATCGCGGTGGCCGCGCGCGATGCGTGGACGCTTGCCGCGTGGTTCGACTATCTCGACCTGCGGATCAACGGCTACGCATTCCATCAGAAGCTGATGTCGGGCGACGTCGCTTATACCGATCCGCGCGTGCGTGCCGTGTACGCGGCATGGAAGAAGCTGATCGACGACAAGTATTTCATCGACAACGCGCTGTCCTACGATGTCGATTCGCTGAGCCCGTTGATCGTCAACGGTCAGGCCGCGATGACGCTGATGGGCACCTGGTATTCGGCGGGCTTGCTGAGCGCGACGCGCAACCCGATCAGCTTTTTCCGCTTCCCGGTGATCGACGCGTCGGTGCCGCTTGCCGAGGACGGCCCGGTCAACGTGCTGATCATCCCGGCGAAGGCGCACAACAAGACGGATGCCCGGCGCCTGCTCGCGTTCATCGGGCAACCTGCGATCAACGGCGAATTTTCGAAGGGCATGGGGCAGCTGCCGTCGAACAACAAGGCGCCCGAGCCGCAGGACCCGATCTCGAAGATCGGCTTCCACACGCTGGCGACGACGCCGGGCGGCATCGCGCAGTTCTACGACCGCGACATGACGAAGGAAATGGCGGACGAGGGGATGAAGGCGATGCAGCAGTTCCTGTCCGACCCGACGCAGCTCGACGCGATCCTCCAGCGCCTCGAACAGACCCGCAAGCGCATCTACCGGAAGTAG
- a CDS encoding carbohydrate ABC transporter permease, with the protein MYPMPVSRWGRSSRWLYRLSLPCALVLWLVPLLAVLVTSIRSTDEVMAGNYWGWPKQFAFVDNYGTALTQTPMLHYFANSLLITLPSVAASILLASLAGHALANYRFRGNAVLLGLFVAGNFVPIQILMIPVRQIMLDIGLYNTVWALVLFHTAFQTGFCTLFLRNFIRELPFELIEAARVEGASEWAIYWRVVLPLVRPALAALAILVFTFVWNDYFWALCLTQGDDAAPITVGVAALKGQWTTAWNLVSAGSVLAALPSVAMFFAMQKHFVAGLTFGATKG; encoded by the coding sequence ATGTACCCGATGCCCGTATCACGCTGGGGACGTTCGTCCCGCTGGCTGTACCGCCTGTCGCTGCCGTGCGCGCTCGTGCTGTGGCTCGTGCCGCTGCTCGCGGTGCTCGTCACGTCCATTCGCTCGACCGACGAGGTGATGGCCGGCAATTACTGGGGCTGGCCGAAGCAGTTCGCGTTCGTCGACAACTACGGCACCGCGCTCACGCAGACGCCGATGCTCCACTACTTCGCGAACAGCCTGCTGATCACGCTGCCGTCGGTCGCCGCATCGATCCTGCTCGCGTCGCTCGCGGGCCATGCGCTCGCGAACTACCGGTTCCGCGGCAACGCCGTGCTGCTCGGGCTGTTCGTCGCCGGCAATTTCGTGCCGATCCAGATCCTGATGATTCCGGTGCGCCAGATCATGCTCGACATCGGCCTCTACAACACCGTGTGGGCGCTCGTGCTGTTCCATACCGCGTTCCAGACCGGGTTCTGCACGCTGTTCCTGCGCAACTTCATCCGCGAGTTGCCGTTCGAGCTGATCGAGGCCGCGCGCGTCGAGGGCGCGTCCGAGTGGGCCATCTACTGGCGCGTCGTGCTGCCGCTCGTGCGGCCGGCGCTCGCGGCGCTCGCGATCCTCGTGTTCACATTCGTGTGGAACGACTACTTCTGGGCGCTGTGCCTCACGCAAGGCGACGATGCGGCACCGATCACCGTCGGCGTCGCCGCGCTCAAGGGGCAGTGGACCACCGCCTGGAACCTCGTGTCGGCCGGTTCGGTGCTCGCCGCGCTGCCGTCGGTCGCGATGTTCTTCGCGATGCAGAAGCACTTCGTCGCAGGGCTCACGTTCGGCGCGACGAAAGGCTGA
- a CDS encoding substrate-binding domain-containing protein, producing the protein MPLVRALRRERAGLRRSGALGLQQISELKVTPGIDFAGPLPADVQKTSMISSAIAAHARAADASRAFVAFLKTAPAAAILQRSGLDPR; encoded by the coding sequence TTGCCGTTGGTCCGTGCGCTGCGGCGCGAACGGGCCGGCTTGCGCCGCAGCGGCGCGCTCGGGCTGCAGCAGATCAGCGAACTGAAGGTGACGCCCGGCATCGATTTCGCGGGTCCGCTGCCGGCCGACGTGCAGAAGACGAGCATGATTTCGTCCGCGATCGCCGCGCATGCACGGGCAGCCGACGCGTCGCGTGCATTCGTGGCGTTCCTGAAGACCGCGCCGGCCGCGGCCATCCTGCAACGCAGCGGTCTCGATCCGCGGTGA
- a CDS encoding LacI family DNA-binding transcriptional regulator, which yields MVTLAEVARRANVTAATVSNVLRNPQKVKLATVERVMAAIRELGYRPNLTARALAEGRTSTLALMLSNITNPFYPEFVLAAEREARKRGHYLLVSNTDDDPAITRNYLERIAGTLAAGAIVMNTDLAEAELADIARHGAAIVLCMWEHVHASRALPCVTVDFAAAGALAAAHLSGLRHRAFGALVGKGSGGPQSMRLRGFTDELATRGHPPDAVTTVSAHDSIEGGYEAAAALLRAKPDLTALFATNDLMAIGAMQAAADLGRRVPADLSIVGMTDIQLAHQFRPALTTVRFPTALIAARAIALTLDMIDGIEPTAAVHTIGTPELVVRESTGTAPA from the coding sequence ATGGTAACGCTCGCGGAAGTCGCGCGACGCGCGAACGTCACCGCGGCGACGGTCTCGAACGTGCTGCGGAATCCGCAGAAGGTGAAGCTGGCGACCGTCGAACGCGTGATGGCGGCGATTCGCGAGCTCGGCTATCGGCCGAATCTCACCGCACGTGCGCTCGCCGAGGGCCGCACGTCGACGCTCGCGCTGATGCTGTCGAACATCACGAACCCGTTCTATCCGGAGTTCGTGCTCGCCGCCGAGCGCGAGGCGCGCAAGCGCGGCCATTACCTGCTGGTGTCCAATACCGACGACGACCCGGCGATCACGCGCAACTATCTCGAGCGGATCGCCGGCACGCTTGCGGCCGGCGCGATCGTGATGAACACCGACCTCGCCGAGGCCGAACTCGCCGACATCGCGCGCCATGGTGCGGCGATCGTGCTGTGCATGTGGGAGCACGTGCACGCGTCGCGCGCGCTGCCCTGCGTGACCGTCGATTTCGCGGCGGCGGGCGCGCTCGCGGCCGCGCACCTGTCCGGGCTGCGGCATCGCGCGTTCGGCGCGCTCGTCGGCAAGGGTTCGGGCGGCCCGCAGTCGATGCGGCTGCGCGGCTTTACCGACGAACTCGCGACACGCGGCCATCCGCCGGACGCGGTGACGACCGTGTCGGCGCACGACTCGATCGAAGGCGGTTACGAGGCGGCCGCCGCGCTGCTGCGCGCGAAGCCCGACCTCACCGCGCTGTTCGCGACCAACGACCTGATGGCGATCGGCGCGATGCAGGCGGCGGCCGATCTTGGCCGGCGCGTGCCGGCCGACCTGTCGATCGTCGGCATGACCGATATCCAGCTCGCCCACCAGTTCCGTCCTGCGCTGACGACGGTTCGTTTCCCGACCGCACTGATCGCCGCGCGCGCGATCGCCCTGACGCTCGACATGATCGACGGGATCGAGCCGACCGCGGCCGTGCATACGATCGGTACGCCTGAGCTCGTCGTGCGGGAATCGACCGGTACGGCGCCGGCCTGA
- a CDS encoding beta-galactosidase, which produces MHLGVCYYPEHWPREQWDRDARRMAELGLTHVRIAEFAWSRMEPEPGRYDWAWLDEAIDTLARQHLKIVLGTPTAAPPKWLVDRHPEILPVGADGTVRQFGSRRHYDISSPVYREHCVRIVDAMARRYGAHPAVIAWQTDNELGCHNTLPSYTHAALTVFRAWLAARYGDVGALNRAWGNVFWSMEYRGFDEIELPHHTPTDANPAHVLDFRRFQSDEVARFHAAQVDAIRAHAPGRDVLHNFMGFFTEFDHYAFARTGTGLDVAAWDSYPVPRTEVLPLDEQDKHRWARTGHPDVSAFSHDLYRGVGNGRMWVMEQQAGPVNWGPHNPVPHAGAVRLWTWEAFAHGAELVSYFRWRQYPHAQEQLHSGLNAPDDKLSAGGHEVARVARELAAFDRALVEGAAAPARVALLFDYEADWMIRIQPHGADFDYQQHAFDWYRALRELGLDVDIVAADADVSRYALVVVPTLPVVPDSVAAQVARGGTHWLFGPRTGSRTADFAIVPGLAPGKLRDVLPMRIAQVESLRPSLAPRVAFDGIDGHAVKWRDHVDMDAATGIDVLAACDDGVPALVRRAHVTMATACFDRALLRAIIGRCARDAGLSVAALPDGLRLRRRGRVVFALNYGDAPCTLPAPAGARFVLGGPELGAVDLAAWVEPD; this is translated from the coding sequence ATGCACCTCGGCGTTTGCTACTACCCCGAACACTGGCCGCGCGAACAATGGGACCGCGACGCGCGGCGGATGGCCGAACTCGGCCTGACGCACGTGCGGATCGCCGAATTCGCGTGGAGCCGGATGGAGCCGGAGCCCGGCCGCTACGACTGGGCGTGGCTCGACGAAGCGATCGACACGCTCGCGCGCCAGCACCTGAAGATCGTGCTCGGTACGCCGACCGCAGCGCCGCCGAAATGGCTCGTCGACCGTCATCCGGAGATCCTGCCGGTCGGCGCGGACGGCACCGTCCGGCAGTTCGGTTCGCGTCGCCATTACGACATCTCGAGCCCCGTGTATCGCGAACACTGCGTGCGGATCGTCGACGCGATGGCGCGGCGCTACGGCGCGCATCCGGCCGTGATCGCGTGGCAGACCGACAACGAACTCGGCTGCCACAACACGCTGCCGAGCTACACGCACGCGGCGTTGACGGTTTTTCGCGCATGGCTCGCCGCGCGCTACGGCGACGTCGGTGCGCTGAACCGCGCGTGGGGCAACGTGTTCTGGAGCATGGAGTATCGCGGCTTCGACGAGATCGAACTGCCGCACCATACGCCGACCGACGCGAATCCCGCTCACGTGCTCGATTTCCGCCGCTTTCAGTCGGACGAGGTCGCGCGCTTTCATGCGGCACAGGTCGATGCGATCCGCGCGCACGCGCCGGGGCGCGACGTGCTGCACAACTTCATGGGCTTTTTCACCGAGTTCGATCACTACGCGTTCGCGCGCACCGGGACCGGGCTCGATGTCGCCGCGTGGGACAGCTATCCGGTGCCGCGCACCGAAGTGCTGCCGCTCGACGAGCAGGACAAGCATCGCTGGGCCCGCACGGGCCATCCGGACGTGTCGGCGTTCTCGCACGATCTGTATCGCGGCGTCGGCAACGGCCGGATGTGGGTGATGGAGCAGCAGGCGGGGCCCGTCAACTGGGGGCCGCACAACCCGGTGCCGCATGCCGGTGCAGTGCGGCTGTGGACGTGGGAAGCGTTCGCGCACGGCGCGGAACTCGTGTCGTATTTCCGCTGGCGGCAGTATCCGCACGCGCAGGAGCAACTGCATTCGGGCCTCAATGCCCCCGACGACAAGCTGTCAGCGGGCGGACATGAAGTGGCGCGCGTGGCCCGCGAGCTGGCCGCGTTCGACCGCGCGCTTGTCGAGGGCGCGGCCGCTCCAGCGCGCGTCGCGCTGCTGTTCGACTACGAGGCCGACTGGATGATCCGGATCCAGCCGCACGGTGCCGATTTCGACTATCAGCAGCACGCGTTCGACTGGTATCGCGCGCTGCGCGAGCTGGGGCTCGACGTCGACATCGTCGCGGCCGATGCCGACGTGTCGCGTTATGCGCTGGTCGTCGTGCCGACGCTGCCGGTCGTCCCGGATAGCGTCGCCGCGCAGGTCGCGCGCGGGGGTACGCACTGGCTGTTCGGGCCGCGCACGGGTTCGCGCACGGCCGACTTCGCGATCGTGCCGGGCCTTGCGCCCGGCAAGCTGCGAGACGTGCTGCCGATGCGGATCGCGCAAGTCGAATCGCTGCGGCCGTCGCTCGCACCGCGCGTCGCGTTCGACGGTATCGACGGTCACGCGGTGAAATGGCGCGATCACGTCGACATGGACGCGGCGACCGGAATCGACGTGCTCGCGGCGTGCGACGACGGCGTACCCGCGCTGGTGCGGCGCGCGCACGTGACGATGGCGACCGCGTGCTTCGATCGCGCGCTGTTGCGCGCGATCATCGGCCGCTGCGCGCGCGATGCCGGATTGTCCGTGGCGGCGCTGCCCGACGGCCTGAGATTGCGCCGGCGCGGGCGCGTCGTGTTCGCGCTGAATTACGGCGACGCGCCGTGCACGCTGCCCGCGCCGGCCGGCGCGCGATTCGTGCTCGGCGGCCCGGAACTCGGCGCGGTCGACCTGGCCGCATGGGTCGAGCCGGACTGA
- a CDS encoding MFS transporter: MRLLRSLHAHFGGLAGIAHFVPLSAAALMLGVAMSFTAPYLSLFGVEAAAMSPFLAGVFMTLIAASGVVASAWAGRWSDRRDRHRPLLVVSLAAAALGFALLCVLRAPVPVIAAGTILLGAGAVSLSQIFSFARAVLPVDSDAQRELASAALRTMLSVAWVFGPALGALILAQAGFTGLFLAAAAGFVACAVIVARIPEPARRPAAADADRAATTRASGSDPVLPDEHAPVDAAPAVVAPRAVVLRTLAALMLIGLAANATMIVLPLYIVRGLGGTPTNVSAALGLAALLEIPMMLWLGVRSTRLNKARWLTGCAAVHAVYFAGLAAVTRVDAILPLQLLSACVVAITSCLGMTRVCDLMPTRPGTATAMFFSTARVGSIVSGVLSGACVDLFGYRATFAGCGALALVALALLVHDARDPQAGATRVPKRPRGRFDAPH, encoded by the coding sequence ATGCGATTGCTGCGGTCGCTGCATGCGCATTTCGGCGGCCTGGCCGGGATCGCGCATTTCGTTCCGCTGTCCGCCGCGGCGCTGATGCTCGGCGTCGCGATGTCGTTTACCGCGCCGTACCTGTCGCTGTTCGGCGTCGAGGCGGCCGCGATGTCGCCGTTTCTCGCGGGCGTGTTCATGACGCTGATCGCGGCGAGCGGCGTCGTCGCGAGCGCGTGGGCCGGCCGCTGGTCCGATCGCCGCGACCGGCACCGGCCGCTGCTCGTCGTGTCGCTCGCGGCCGCTGCGCTCGGGTTCGCGCTGCTGTGCGTGCTGCGCGCGCCGGTGCCGGTGATCGCGGCCGGCACGATCCTGCTCGGCGCGGGCGCCGTGTCGCTGTCGCAGATCTTCTCGTTCGCGCGGGCGGTGCTGCCGGTCGACAGCGACGCGCAGCGCGAGCTGGCCTCGGCCGCACTGCGCACGATGTTGTCGGTCGCATGGGTGTTCGGCCCCGCGCTCGGCGCGCTGATCCTCGCGCAGGCGGGCTTCACCGGGCTCTTTCTCGCGGCGGCCGCCGGCTTTGTCGCGTGTGCGGTGATCGTCGCGCGGATTCCGGAACCCGCGCGCCGGCCGGCGGCGGCCGATGCGGACAGGGCAGCCACGACGCGTGCATCCGGCAGCGATCCGGTGCTGCCGGACGAGCACGCGCCGGTCGACGCGGCGCCGGCCGTCGTCGCGCCGCGCGCAGTCGTGCTGCGCACGCTTGCCGCACTCATGCTGATCGGGCTCGCGGCGAACGCGACGATGATCGTGCTGCCGCTGTATATCGTGCGCGGGCTGGGCGGCACACCGACCAACGTGTCGGCCGCGCTCGGCCTCGCCGCGTTGCTCGAGATCCCGATGATGCTGTGGCTCGGCGTCCGTTCGACCCGGCTGAACAAGGCGCGCTGGCTGACGGGGTGCGCGGCCGTGCATGCTGTGTACTTCGCCGGGCTCGCCGCGGTGACGCGCGTCGACGCGATCCTGCCGCTGCAACTGCTGAGCGCGTGCGTGGTCGCGATCACGTCGTGCCTCGGCATGACGCGCGTGTGCGACCTGATGCCGACGCGCCCCGGCACCGCGACCGCGATGTTTTTCAGTACGGCGCGCGTCGGCTCGATCGTGTCGGGTGTGCTGTCGGGCGCGTGCGTCGACCTGTTCGGCTATCGTGCGACGTTCGCGGGCTGCGGCGCGCTCGCACTCGTGGCGCTCGCGCTGCTCGTTCACGATGCGCGCGACCCGCAGGCCGGCGCAACACGCGTGCCGAAGCGGCCGCGCGGCCGCTTCGACGCACCGCACTGA